One region of Hymenobacter sediminicola genomic DNA includes:
- the atpA gene encoding F0F1 ATP synthase subunit alpha, with amino-acid sequence MAEVRPDEVSAILREQLSNFKTEAELEEVGTVLQVGDGVARIYGLGKAQSGELLEFENGLQALVLNLEEDNVGAVMLGDYSEIREGATVRRTNKIASIQVGEGIVGRVVNTLGQPIDGRGPIQGQTYDMPLERKAPGVIFRQPVTEPMQTGIKAIDAMIPIGRGQRELIIGDRQTGKSTVAIDTILNQREFFERGEPVFCIYVAVGQKASTVAQVVNALTKGGAMDYTVVVSASASDPAPMQFFAPFTGAAIGEFFRDTGRPALVVYDDLSKQAVAYREVSLLLRRPPGREAYPGDVFYLHSRLLERAAKINASDTIARDMNDLPDSIKHLVKGGGSLTALPLIETQAGDVSAYIPTNVISITDGQIFLETNLFNSGIRPAINVGISVSRVGGNAQIKSMKKVAGTLKLDQAQFRELEAFAKFGSDLDASTKLTIERGRRNLEILKQPQFSPQRVEDQVAVIYAATNGLLDQVPVNKVREFEKEFVQVLTNRHPEVLQGLKAGKLDDTITGAIRQVAKDLSAVYATK; translated from the coding sequence ATGGCAGAAGTACGTCCGGATGAAGTATCCGCCATTCTGCGGGAGCAGTTGTCCAACTTCAAAACCGAAGCCGAACTCGAAGAGGTTGGTACGGTATTGCAGGTTGGCGACGGTGTAGCCCGCATCTACGGCCTGGGTAAAGCCCAGTCGGGGGAATTGCTCGAATTTGAAAACGGCCTGCAGGCCCTGGTTCTTAACCTCGAAGAAGACAACGTAGGTGCCGTAATGCTCGGCGACTACAGCGAAATCCGCGAGGGAGCCACGGTACGCCGCACCAATAAAATTGCCTCCATTCAGGTGGGGGAGGGCATCGTGGGCCGCGTGGTAAACACGCTGGGCCAGCCTATCGACGGCCGCGGCCCCATCCAGGGCCAGACCTACGATATGCCCTTGGAGCGCAAGGCTCCTGGTGTAATTTTCCGTCAGCCCGTAACGGAGCCGATGCAGACCGGTATCAAGGCTATTGACGCCATGATTCCGATTGGCCGGGGCCAGCGCGAACTGATCATCGGTGACCGTCAGACGGGTAAGTCGACGGTAGCCATCGACACCATCCTGAACCAGCGCGAGTTCTTTGAGCGCGGCGAGCCGGTTTTCTGCATCTACGTAGCCGTAGGCCAGAAGGCGTCCACCGTAGCTCAGGTAGTAAACGCCCTGACCAAAGGCGGTGCTATGGACTACACGGTGGTGGTTTCGGCTTCGGCTTCTGACCCTGCTCCGATGCAGTTCTTCGCGCCCTTCACGGGTGCTGCCATCGGCGAGTTCTTCCGCGACACGGGCCGTCCGGCTCTGGTAGTGTATGATGACTTGTCGAAGCAGGCCGTAGCGTACCGTGAGGTGTCGCTGCTGTTGCGTCGTCCTCCCGGACGTGAGGCGTATCCTGGTGACGTGTTCTATCTGCACAGCCGCCTGTTGGAGCGTGCCGCGAAGATTAACGCTTCCGACACCATCGCCCGCGACATGAACGACCTGCCGGACAGCATCAAACACCTTGTGAAAGGTGGTGGCTCGCTGACCGCTCTGCCGCTCATCGAAACCCAGGCTGGTGACGTTTCGGCTTATATCCCGACCAACGTAATTTCGATTACGGACGGCCAGATCTTCCTCGAAACCAACTTGTTCAACTCCGGTATCCGTCCTGCTATCAACGTGGGTATCTCGGTATCGCGCGTGGGTGGTAACGCCCAGATCAAGTCGATGAAGAAAGTGGCCGGTACGCTGAAGCTTGACCAAGCCCAGTTCCGCGAACTGGAGGCCTTCGCCAAGTTCGGCTCCGACCTCGATGCCTCGACCAAGCTCACCATTGAGCGCGGCCGTCGTAACCTCGAAATCCTGAAGCAGCCCCAGTTCTCACCACAGCGCGTGGAAGATCAGGTGGCTGTTATCTACGCCGCCACCAACGGTCTGCTTGACCAGGTGCCCGTAAACAAGGTGCGCGAGTTCGAGAAGGAATTCGTGCAGGTGCTCACCAACCGTCACCCTGAGGTGCTGCAAGGCCTGAAGGCGGGTAAGCTGGACGACACCATCACTGGTGCCATCCGTCAGGTTGCTAAAGACCTGTCGGCGGTATACGCTACCAAGTAA
- a CDS encoding NAD(P)H-hydrate dehydratase yields MKILTAHQTHALDQATLQAQGISSDALMERAATACTTWLLDQLQPAFTTPFHIFCGPGNNGGDGLAIARQLHAAGYTPQVWLLPATKHSPDFLLNRQRLPPQISCTELSARTMPALPPEAVALDALFGTGLSRPLVGLAADIVAHLNQSGATLLAVDVPSGLFADSSQPAGSPVVQARYTLSFELPKLAFLLPQNAGFVGDWTVLPIGLDADFIHKEAVDNHFVDAGFLRGRLPQRGKFSHKGTFGHALLLAGSYGKMGAAVLAARACLHSGIGLLTVRVPAVGYDILQISAPEAMVLPDPAREFVTELPELKPYAAVGMGPGLGQEASTAEVLRQLLQNASGRPLVLDADALNLLATHRELLELLPPNSLLTPHPKEFERLTGEPAPGDYHRLEQLRNFCTQYRCYCVLKGAYTALGTPDGPVYFNSTGNPGMASGGSGDVLTGVLLALRADKRLSPLDAALLGIFAHGRAGDLAAAETGQAGLTASDLIRYIGPALQELTGG; encoded by the coding sequence ATGAAAATTCTTACTGCCCACCAGACGCACGCTCTCGACCAGGCTACACTACAGGCCCAGGGCATCAGCTCCGATGCGCTGATGGAGCGCGCCGCTACCGCCTGCACTACCTGGCTTCTCGACCAGCTCCAACCGGCTTTTACCACGCCCTTCCATATTTTCTGCGGCCCCGGCAACAATGGCGGTGACGGTCTGGCTATAGCGCGCCAGCTGCACGCGGCTGGCTACACGCCCCAGGTGTGGTTGCTGCCTGCCACGAAGCACTCCCCCGATTTCTTGCTGAACCGCCAACGGCTGCCGCCGCAGATTTCCTGCACTGAGCTTAGCGCCCGCACGATGCCAGCTCTGCCACCCGAAGCCGTAGCGCTAGATGCACTGTTCGGTACCGGCCTCAGCCGGCCGCTGGTTGGCCTTGCGGCCGACATTGTGGCGCACCTCAACCAGTCAGGCGCGACTCTACTTGCTGTGGATGTGCCTTCCGGTCTGTTTGCTGATAGCTCCCAGCCCGCTGGTAGCCCGGTGGTACAAGCCCGCTACACCCTGAGTTTTGAGCTACCCAAGCTCGCATTTCTGCTCCCCCAGAATGCTGGGTTCGTAGGCGACTGGACTGTGCTGCCCATTGGGCTCGACGCCGACTTTATCCACAAGGAGGCTGTGGATAACCACTTTGTGGATGCCGGTTTTCTGCGCGGAAGACTACCGCAGCGTGGAAAGTTTTCCCACAAAGGCACATTCGGGCACGCGCTGCTGCTGGCGGGCAGCTACGGTAAAATGGGAGCCGCTGTGCTAGCCGCGCGGGCTTGCCTGCACAGCGGCATAGGGCTGCTCACGGTACGAGTGCCCGCGGTTGGCTACGATATTCTGCAGATTTCAGCGCCGGAGGCCATGGTGCTTCCTGACCCTGCCCGGGAATTTGTAACAGAGCTGCCGGAGCTGAAGCCGTACGCAGCCGTGGGTATGGGCCCTGGCCTGGGACAGGAAGCTTCCACCGCTGAAGTGCTTCGGCAACTGCTGCAAAACGCTTCTGGACGCCCGCTGGTACTCGATGCCGATGCCCTGAACCTGCTGGCGACGCATCGTGAGCTGCTGGAACTGCTGCCGCCCAACAGTCTACTCACGCCCCACCCCAAAGAATTTGAGCGCCTCACCGGCGAGCCCGCCCCCGGCGATTATCACCGCCTGGAGCAGTTGCGAAATTTCTGTACGCAGTACCGCTGCTACTGTGTACTTAAAGGAGCCTACACGGCTTTAGGCACGCCCGATGGACCGGTTTACTTCAACAGCACCGGTAACCCCGGCATGGCCAGTGGCGGCAGCGGCGACGTGCTGACCGGTGTGCTGCTGGCATTGCGCGCCGACAAACGCCTCTCCCCGCTCGACGCAGCCCTGCTTGGCATCTTCGCCCATGGCCGCGCCGGCGACCTTGCCGCCGCTGAAACCGGCCAAGCCGGCCTCACCGCCAGTGACCTGATACGCTACATTGGTCCTGCTCTGCAAGAGTTAACCGGCGGCTAG
- a CDS encoding F0F1 ATP synthase subunit B — protein sequence MLTNPSFGLLFWQLVIFLILLFLLTKFAWKPILSSLREREDSIEGALRMADQAKIEMQQLKAGNEKLLAEARLERDRILKEATEISNQLIETAKTKATEEGGRMIVQAREAIQNEKNAALAEVKNTAAKLSIDIAERILRRELTDQPAQQQLVDSYLKEVKLN from the coding sequence ATGCTTACCAACCCTAGTTTCGGCCTGCTGTTCTGGCAGCTGGTCATTTTTCTGATTCTCCTTTTCCTGCTGACGAAGTTTGCCTGGAAACCTATCCTTAGCTCGCTGCGCGAACGGGAAGATTCCATCGAAGGTGCGCTGCGTATGGCCGACCAGGCCAAGATCGAAATGCAGCAGCTGAAAGCCGGTAACGAAAAGTTGCTAGCCGAAGCTCGTCTGGAGCGTGACCGTATTCTGAAGGAAGCCACGGAAATTTCTAACCAGCTCATCGAGACGGCGAAAACCAAGGCGACGGAAGAAGGCGGCCGTATGATTGTACAGGCCCGCGAAGCCATTCAGAACGAAAAGAACGCGGCTCTGGCTGAGGTGAAAAACACCGCTGCCAAGCTGTCCATTGATATTGCGGAGCGTATTCTGCGCCGCGAGCTGACTGACCAACCGGCTCAGCAGCAACTCGTGGACTCGTACCTGAAGGAAGTAAAATTGAATTAG
- a CDS encoding inorganic diphosphatase → MAHFNPWHDVARGDDAPKVVNGIIEIPKGSKAKYELDKDSGLLKLDRVLFSAVHYPAAYGFIPQTYCDDKDPLDILVLCSVDIVPMCLVEAKVIGVMQMIDGDEEDDKIIAVAAHDISVNHFNDIADLPPHTLNEMQRFFEDYKALEHKHVTVERFMGREDAYRIIEDSITLYHETFPNGASAASAKQTSGVEL, encoded by the coding sequence ATGGCTCATTTCAATCCCTGGCATGATGTGGCGCGCGGCGACGACGCTCCCAAAGTTGTAAACGGTATCATCGAAATTCCGAAAGGCTCGAAGGCCAAGTACGAACTGGACAAAGACAGCGGCCTGCTGAAACTGGACCGTGTGCTGTTTTCGGCCGTGCATTATCCGGCCGCCTACGGCTTCATTCCGCAGACCTACTGCGACGACAAGGACCCGCTCGATATTCTGGTGCTTTGCTCGGTAGATATCGTGCCGATGTGCCTCGTGGAAGCCAAGGTTATTGGCGTAATGCAGATGATTGACGGCGACGAAGAGGACGACAAAATCATTGCGGTAGCCGCTCACGACATTTCCGTGAACCACTTCAACGACATTGCCGACCTTCCCCCGCACACGCTCAACGAAATGCAGCGCTTTTTCGAGGACTATAAAGCTCTGGAGCACAAGCACGTGACCGTGGAGCGTTTCATGGGCCGCGAAGATGCTTACCGCATCATCGAAGACAGCATCACACTCTATCACGAGACGTTCCCGAACGGCGCATCTGCGGCTTCTGCCAAGCAGACCTCTGGCGTCGAGCTGTAG
- the atpH gene encoding ATP synthase F1 subunit delta — MSELRVASRYAKSLLDLAEEQGTLEQVKQDMDLFNKTLNENRDLRLLLRNPIVKHDKKLAILRAVFGGKVSILTEKFFTIVTQKNRESALEFIGSEFLTQYNTLRGVQTAEVTTAMPLTPELRAEVESLVRQQTGLQQVILTEKVDASLIGGFVLRVGDRQIDDSVSFRLRKLRTEFSKNPYQSQL; from the coding sequence ATGTCTGAACTACGAGTTGCCTCCCGATATGCCAAATCGTTGCTCGATTTGGCCGAGGAGCAGGGTACGCTGGAGCAAGTAAAGCAGGACATGGACCTGTTCAACAAAACGTTGAACGAAAATCGTGACCTGCGCCTATTGCTGCGCAACCCCATCGTCAAGCACGACAAGAAGCTGGCTATTCTACGCGCCGTGTTCGGGGGCAAAGTGTCGATTCTCACTGAGAAATTCTTCACTATTGTGACCCAGAAGAACCGCGAAAGCGCACTGGAATTCATCGGCTCCGAGTTTCTGACCCAATACAACACCCTGCGCGGCGTACAAACTGCTGAAGTGACAACGGCCATGCCGCTGACTCCAGAGCTGCGCGCTGAAGTAGAGTCGCTGGTTCGCCAGCAGACAGGTCTTCAGCAAGTTATTCTCACCGAGAAAGTAGATGCTTCGCTTATTGGCGGCTTTGTGCTGCGTGTTGGCGACCGGCAGATAGATGACTCCGTGAGCTTCCGGCTGCGCAAGCTGCGCACCGAATTCTCGAAGAACCCCTACCAATCTCAACTATAA
- a CDS encoding HAD family hydrolase codes for MPDQPYALLFDMDGVLIDNTPEQARAFQLLFRDLGLTTNARKLLERLNGMPATNILKTVFTTPVPKKKLEEYAAQREFLYRTLSWNKRRELAGLTPFLQAARAAGFRIGLGTGSGSDTISYIIDHLDLRRYFDVVVGKDDVQRGKPHQDTFAETARQLGVPPERCVVFEDAILGEQSAYKAGIRVIGVSTNLRPEQFQAPLTVIRDFTKITPEQVLALLAQHPETPRPSKELSKRKYMKL; via the coding sequence ATGCCCGACCAGCCTTACGCCCTCCTTTTCGACATGGATGGCGTGCTCATCGACAATACGCCCGAGCAGGCCCGCGCCTTTCAGCTCCTGTTTCGTGACCTGGGCCTAACTACCAACGCCCGCAAGCTGCTGGAACGCCTCAACGGCATGCCCGCCACCAACATCCTCAAAACGGTCTTCACTACCCCTGTTCCGAAGAAGAAACTGGAGGAGTACGCCGCCCAGCGCGAGTTTCTCTACCGCACGCTCTCCTGGAATAAGCGCCGCGAGTTGGCCGGTCTCACGCCATTTTTGCAGGCCGCCCGCGCCGCCGGCTTCCGCATCGGGCTGGGCACCGGCTCAGGCTCCGACACCATTTCTTACATCATCGACCACCTCGACCTGCGCCGTTACTTTGATGTGGTGGTGGGCAAGGACGACGTGCAGCGCGGCAAGCCCCATCAGGACACCTTCGCCGAAACAGCCCGGCAGCTGGGTGTGCCGCCGGAGCGTTGCGTGGTCTTCGAGGACGCAATTCTGGGCGAGCAGTCGGCCTACAAGGCGGGCATACGCGTTATCGGGGTCAGTACTAATCTCCGGCCGGAGCAATTCCAGGCCCCGCTCACAGTCATTCGGGACTTCACGAAAATCACGCCGGAGCAGGTGTTGGCGCTGCTGGCTCAGCACCCCGAAACGCCTCGCCCCAGCAAGGAATTGTCGAAAAGGAAGTACATGAAGCTGTAA
- a CDS encoding DUF6766 family protein has translation MAPTRSSSPVIRFLYENSLLLVGTLLMLASMVGQTFTGWHDYNDELQQMKLPELTLGQYMGSGHFLEATFENWESEFLQMGLYVLLTIWLRQKGSSESKKLYEKEEVDREPDPTKKDAPGPVKRGGWQLALYQHSLSLAFFLLFLGSVWLHARGGAEVYSIEQQQEGKPAVSTLDYMGTTRFWFESFQNWQSEMLSIVSIVGLSIFLRQKGSPESKPVDASHDETGE, from the coding sequence ATGGCTCCTACACGCTCTTCCTCGCCCGTCATCCGGTTTTTGTACGAGAATAGCTTGCTGCTGGTCGGTACGCTGCTCATGCTGGCCTCCATGGTGGGCCAGACGTTCACTGGCTGGCACGACTACAACGACGAGCTGCAGCAGATGAAACTGCCGGAGCTCACGCTGGGGCAGTATATGGGCTCTGGTCACTTCCTGGAAGCCACGTTCGAGAACTGGGAAAGCGAGTTTCTGCAGATGGGCCTGTACGTGCTGCTCACCATCTGGCTGCGGCAAAAAGGCTCCTCTGAGTCGAAGAAACTATATGAAAAGGAGGAAGTAGACCGGGAACCAGACCCTACAAAGAAGGATGCCCCCGGCCCCGTGAAGCGCGGTGGCTGGCAACTGGCCCTCTACCAGCATTCGTTGTCGCTGGCGTTTTTTCTACTGTTCCTGGGGTCGGTGTGGCTGCATGCACGCGGTGGGGCCGAGGTCTACAGTATCGAACAACAACAGGAAGGCAAACCGGCCGTATCTACACTAGATTACATGGGGACCACGCGGTTCTGGTTCGAGTCGTTTCAGAACTGGCAGAGCGAGATGCTAAGCATTGTATCCATTGTGGGCCTTTCCATCTTTCTGCGGCAGAAAGGTTCTCCGGAGTCGAAGCCTGTGGATGCGAGCCACGACGAAACGGGCGAGTAA
- a CDS encoding UbiA family prenyltransferase has translation MRPSSDKPSGVASSGALPWTATLRQWTDAVLYSSTWLALAALALTWATFLFWRVDIPWRLAVLIFAATLFLYNIDSVLPYKFQQQLVLSGRKRWMLTHRRELFALAIAALVVAGVLFFLDGWQHLTLFLGHLAAISLLYSLPLVKWRGRWRALRDLPLLKVFLIAYVWAAVTVWIPALYLGKPLAAPLVLVLFARRFCFILALAFVFDIRDYTKDRLTGTLTFPGVFGVRATKLFALAVLAVANVLLPWGVSYAHLLALLLPSVLAAAVIWYADETRPDYYFALLTDGVMIVQFLAVYWAT, from the coding sequence ATGCGTCCTTCCTCCGATAAGCCTTCCGGTGTTGCCTCGTCCGGCGCTTTGCCCTGGACTGCCACTCTGCGGCAGTGGACCGACGCTGTGCTATACAGCAGCACGTGGCTGGCGCTGGCCGCACTGGCTCTCACATGGGCCACGTTTCTGTTTTGGCGGGTAGATATTCCGTGGCGGCTGGCGGTGCTCATTTTTGCGGCCACGCTCTTCCTGTATAACATCGACAGCGTGCTGCCCTACAAGTTCCAGCAACAGTTGGTGCTGAGCGGGCGCAAGCGTTGGATGCTGACGCACCGCCGCGAGCTGTTTGCGCTGGCCATAGCGGCACTGGTGGTAGCGGGGGTACTGTTTTTTCTGGATGGCTGGCAGCATCTGACCCTGTTTCTGGGGCACTTAGCGGCTATTTCACTGCTCTACTCGCTGCCGCTGGTGAAATGGCGCGGCCGCTGGCGTGCCCTCCGCGACCTACCCTTGCTGAAAGTATTCCTGATTGCTTATGTCTGGGCCGCCGTTACGGTTTGGATTCCGGCGCTGTACTTGGGAAAACCCCTTGCCGCACCGCTCGTGCTGGTACTGTTCGCGCGGCGCTTCTGCTTCATCCTGGCCCTAGCATTCGTCTTCGATATTCGCGACTATACCAAGGACCGGCTCACCGGTACGCTTACGTTTCCGGGCGTCTTTGGGGTAAGGGCCACCAAGCTGTTTGCGCTGGCTGTGCTGGCCGTAGCCAATGTACTACTGCCGTGGGGAGTCAGCTATGCCCATCTGCTGGCCCTACTGCTACCCTCAGTGCTGGCGGCGGCAGTCATCTGGTACGCCGACGAAACCCGCCCGGACTATTACTTCGCGCTCCTTACCGACGGCGTGATGATTGTGCAGTTTCTGGCCGTGTACTGGGCTACCTGA
- the pafA gene encoding alkaline phosphatase PafA produces MKKSLLLLLAALVAGSAVGQKKGKDLARPKLVVGIVVDQMRYDYLYRYWSKYGSGGFRRLLGEGFSYENAHYNYVPTYTGPGHASIYTGTTPSFHGIIGNNWFERETGRGTYVTEDRSVKSVGSTSEQGQMSPRHMLTSTITDELRLATNFQSKVIGVCIKDRGSILPAGHAANAAYWYDGSNGAFISSTYYQNTLPEWVTKFNSENRAARYLDQPWNTLLPIGQYTESSPDDVAWESAFRGETKPVFPHDLPTLSATLPKPVQGALQAEGEKVTPARNLDLIRSTPFGNSLTLDFALEAVRAEQLGQRGQTDFLALSFSSTDYVGHQFGVNAIETEDTYLRLDQDIARLLTYLDKTVGKGQALVFLSADHAAAHAPGFLADHHLPGGSVGPRLMQDSIQQALIRRHGPGKWVLSYENQQVYLNRPLIAEKKLNLRLVQDEVVDIAGQLAGVNRAITADDVQKSHWESGMLMYLENGYYPKRSGDVLVVLQPGWLESYSYPVNKGTTHGSLNNYDTHVPMLFWGWRVKQGESSHPAKITDIAATVARWLHIQEPNGCTGEPLLEVLSAK; encoded by the coding sequence TTGAAAAAGAGCCTGTTGTTGTTGCTGGCCGCCCTGGTGGCGGGGTCTGCCGTGGGGCAGAAAAAAGGAAAAGACTTGGCGCGGCCGAAGCTGGTGGTAGGTATTGTGGTAGACCAGATGCGCTACGACTACCTCTACCGCTACTGGAGCAAGTACGGCAGCGGCGGTTTCCGGCGGCTGCTGGGCGAAGGCTTCAGCTATGAAAACGCCCACTACAACTACGTGCCCACCTATACTGGGCCGGGCCATGCCAGCATCTACACAGGCACGACTCCCTCGTTCCACGGCATCATCGGCAACAACTGGTTTGAACGTGAAACCGGCCGCGGCACCTACGTCACCGAAGACCGGAGCGTGAAGTCGGTGGGCAGCACCAGCGAGCAGGGCCAGATGTCGCCGCGCCATATGCTGACCTCCACCATCACCGATGAGCTGCGGCTGGCTACCAATTTCCAGAGCAAGGTGATTGGGGTCTGCATTAAAGATCGGGGCTCCATTTTGCCAGCTGGGCACGCAGCCAATGCTGCCTACTGGTACGACGGCAGCAATGGCGCCTTCATCAGCAGCACTTACTACCAGAATACGCTGCCCGAATGGGTAACGAAGTTCAACAGTGAAAACCGCGCTGCCCGCTACCTTGACCAGCCCTGGAATACGTTACTACCTATCGGGCAGTACACCGAAAGCTCGCCCGACGACGTGGCCTGGGAATCGGCGTTCCGGGGCGAAACCAAGCCGGTATTTCCGCACGATCTTCCTACCCTGAGCGCCACTTTGCCCAAGCCGGTGCAGGGCGCCCTACAGGCAGAAGGGGAGAAGGTAACTCCTGCTCGCAACCTCGACCTGATTCGTTCCACGCCTTTCGGCAACTCGCTCACACTGGACTTTGCGCTGGAAGCCGTACGGGCCGAGCAGCTGGGCCAACGCGGCCAGACTGATTTCCTGGCTCTGAGTTTCAGCAGTACCGACTATGTAGGGCACCAGTTTGGGGTGAATGCCATTGAAACCGAAGATACCTACCTACGTCTCGACCAAGACATTGCCCGTCTGCTCACCTACCTTGATAAAACGGTAGGCAAAGGTCAGGCGCTGGTGTTTCTGTCCGCTGACCACGCTGCCGCGCATGCGCCCGGTTTCCTCGCCGACCATCACCTGCCCGGTGGTTCGGTGGGCCCACGCCTCATGCAGGACTCGATTCAGCAGGCACTCATACGCCGCCACGGCCCCGGCAAATGGGTGCTCAGCTACGAAAACCAGCAAGTATACCTCAACCGCCCACTTATTGCCGAAAAGAAGCTGAATCTGCGTCTGGTGCAGGACGAAGTAGTGGACATTGCCGGGCAGCTGGCCGGTGTCAACCGCGCCATCACGGCCGACGACGTGCAGAAGTCGCACTGGGAAAGCGGCATGCTGATGTATCTGGAAAATGGCTACTACCCCAAGCGTAGCGGCGACGTGTTGGTGGTGCTACAGCCGGGCTGGCTGGAATCGTATTCCTACCCCGTCAATAAAGGCACTACCCACGGCTCCCTCAACAACTACGATACGCACGTGCCCATGCTGTTCTGGGGCTGGCGCGTGAAGCAGGGCGAGTCGAGTCACCCGGCCAAAATCACCGATATTGCAGCTACCGTAGCCCGCTGGCTCCACATTCAGGAACCCAACGGCTGTACTGGCGAGCCACTGCTGGAAGTTCTTTCGGCCAAATAA
- the atpG gene encoding ATP synthase F1 subunit gamma, producing MASLKEVRNRIVSVQSTQQITKAMKMVAAAKLRRAQDNILRMRPYAQRLNSILTNLTAQVGDDVVSEYAVQRQVRRVLVIAITSDRGLAGAFNSNVFKGVNALVQERYAAQAAAGNVAYMAIGKKSHDYFGRRGPLVGNYTHVFGKLSFDTVREAAEQAMDGFRAGQYDEVVMVYNEFKNVATQVVRAEQLLPLVPAEPNPAAVQTSNVDYIFEPSKEEIVQTLIPQSLKVQLYKAVLESNASEHGARMTAMEKATENAGELLKSLKLTYNRTRQAAITTEILEIVGGAEALAASR from the coding sequence ATGGCTAGCTTAAAAGAAGTCCGTAACCGCATCGTATCGGTGCAAAGCACGCAGCAGATCACCAAAGCCATGAAGATGGTGGCGGCGGCCAAGCTGCGGCGGGCGCAGGACAATATCCTGCGTATGCGCCCCTACGCGCAGCGGCTCAACAGCATCCTGACGAATCTGACGGCCCAGGTCGGCGACGACGTGGTGAGCGAATATGCCGTGCAGCGCCAAGTGCGCCGGGTGCTGGTGATTGCCATCACTTCGGACCGTGGCTTGGCCGGTGCCTTCAATAGCAACGTGTTTAAGGGCGTGAATGCCTTGGTGCAGGAGCGCTACGCCGCGCAGGCCGCTGCTGGCAATGTGGCCTACATGGCCATCGGCAAGAAGTCGCACGACTACTTCGGGCGCCGTGGTCCGCTGGTGGGCAACTACACGCACGTATTCGGCAAACTGTCGTTCGATACGGTGCGCGAAGCAGCCGAGCAGGCTATGGATGGTTTCCGGGCTGGCCAGTACGACGAAGTAGTGATGGTGTACAACGAGTTCAAGAACGTGGCCACGCAGGTGGTACGTGCTGAGCAACTGTTGCCACTGGTACCCGCCGAGCCGAACCCAGCCGCCGTACAGACCTCAAACGTGGACTACATCTTCGAGCCCTCAAAAGAGGAGATTGTGCAGACCCTGATTCCGCAGTCATTGAAGGTGCAGCTATACAAGGCAGTACTAGAAAGCAACGCTTCGGAGCACGGCGCCCGCATGACGGCCATGGAGAAAGCCACCGAAAATGCCGGCGAGCTACTCAAGTCGCTTAAGCTAACTTATAACCGGACGCGTCAGGCGGCTATCACTACCGAGATTCTCGAAATCGTAGGTGGTGCCGAGGCGCTGGCCGCAAGCCGGTAA
- a CDS encoding M949_RS01915 family surface polysaccharide biosynthesis protein: protein MHNYFLGLLLLLAVACSDKKGEPTTHSAETPVAAAAPDSAVNSAAPIVAEKVLLAHLPAQLRLPGQLLEAWRWTDSQGENLLVVFRTVTKSRQQLAAAPPDSSDVQDIEDFERSAQLTARQYVLAGGTYKELWRLQDAVQDCPFDMWLGPLPGATSITDLDKDGQTETTLLYKLTCRSDVSPSGLKLIMREGAAKYALRGQMVVAYDSVPVSERTPANPCCLDTISQRQLNAPDGYKLFAGCYKSEKEFRKAPVAFLLFARQQWRKWSVQDEFDQF from the coding sequence ATGCACAATTACTTTCTCGGTCTGCTTCTCCTGCTGGCCGTTGCCTGCTCCGATAAGAAAGGGGAACCCACCACTCACTCAGCCGAAACGCCTGTTGCGGCAGCTGCCCCGGACTCTGCTGTCAATTCAGCAGCACCGATTGTGGCCGAAAAGGTGCTGCTGGCGCATCTGCCGGCCCAACTGCGGCTGCCGGGCCAGCTGCTGGAAGCATGGCGCTGGACGGATAGCCAGGGCGAAAACCTGCTGGTAGTGTTCCGGACCGTAACCAAGTCCCGGCAGCAGTTGGCCGCCGCGCCGCCCGATTCGAGCGACGTGCAGGATATAGAAGACTTTGAGCGTTCTGCGCAGCTTACAGCGCGGCAGTATGTGCTGGCCGGTGGCACCTACAAGGAACTGTGGCGCCTGCAGGATGCCGTCCAAGATTGTCCGTTTGACATGTGGCTGGGGCCTCTGCCCGGTGCTACGTCCATCACCGATTTAGACAAGGATGGACAAACTGAAACAACGCTACTCTACAAGCTCACCTGCCGCAGTGATGTAAGTCCTTCTGGCCTGAAGCTGATTATGCGTGAAGGAGCGGCGAAGTATGCGCTGCGTGGGCAAATGGTAGTGGCTTACGACTCCGTTCCCGTAAGTGAGCGGACGCCTGCCAATCCGTGCTGTCTCGATACCATCAGCCAACGCCAGCTAAATGCTCCTGATGGGTATAAGCTGTTTGCCGGATGCTATAAATCAGAAAAAGAGTTTCGAAAGGCGCCAGTAGCGTTTTTGCTTTTTGCCCGGCAGCAGTGGCGTAAGTGGTCTGTGCAGGATGAGTTCGACCAGTTTTAG